AGCTCAGGATAGAACACTATTAAAACCATCTAGCCCTGCATATTGTTTTATTGCATCCGTTTCAGGATATTGGAGTGGGcgattgtagggtgaccagacagcacttGTGAAAAATCACGACGGGGTGGgagggtaataagagcctatataagaaaaagacccaaaaatcgggactgtccctataaaatcaggacatctggtgaccctagGCGATTGTATGTTGTAGTATTCAAGTAAAACCCAATAGGTTTAAGTATTGAATTTCAGCCTCAAATCTCCGCCTCCCAATGCACTCAcaaaaagatatttaaaatcatTGCAAACATAAAGTTACTTCATCCTTTGGTGCCAGCTGATTGGCACCAACACTTTGGTTCATAGGTAGGAGAATGCTACAACTAGCTTAAAATGATCTGATACATCTTAGTGTTGGAGTAGTATGCATtgtgggcctgacccaaagcctgcTGAAGTCTGTGGAAAGGCTCTTATCAATTTTGGTAGTCTTGATCGAGCCCTTTCTGACTCATTGTCAGTCTTCATAAACATATAACACCTGAAGTAAtttatttatgaaaaataaatatatctgATATAATTAAACTGTTGTTCATCATACCattaaagtaaatttctagctGGAGGTGGTTGGATTGTAATATTTCCATGTTccataattttaataaaattaaatgcTCTCTTTAGATTACTAAAGTCTTTATGCATTTACAATTTCACGTGTGCAACAGTATGGTTTTGTGTCTTCATCTGAACTTGTGGAAAGTTTACATGAAGCCATTTTGATAATGAGGATTGCAATCTCCAAGCAGACATGATATTCTCAGTTTGCCACCCTGCTGTTCAGGGGGTACCAATGAAGTTGCTTTAAATGGGAAGCGTCTGTTCTTTCTCTGAACCCCTAACACCAGAACAGATGGGTGGAACATGGAACATGGAAGGTTTTACTTCAAGAGGTGGTAACAGTGAAGCCACTCATTAACACTGAATTTACCACTTCGTTAGCAACATTGCTTCCTGTTGAGAAAAACTAATATAGGCTCTCAAATTGACTGAGCATACGTTTGTCTACCTCTGTGAATATAATaagatgaaaaaaatacaaatcttTTCAGAATAACTAACTTAAAAAGATGAAATCTCTAAACTCTATTTCAGAATGATTGAATAACATATGATTGAGAGTTCAATATTTTATACTTATTCCATGAGAAATTTGACAGGGAAACTGTGGAGCATCCTTAGAGTTTGCTTTTCTTTTAACTGACACTTGTACTATTGCTTTTTAGTGCATGTTTGTGCTACCCATTTTTAACTTGTGTATGTGATGTAAAGACTCCTGCTGGGTGCTGCATTATCGCCATTTTAGGGTGATAACATTGAATATGATCTTATAAGTCTTTTAATTACTGTGGAAATTTGCTAATCTCAACATTTAATAGAATTTTGAAAATGGGAGAAATGGAAGGATTAAAAATTGATGTTTTGTCTGGTTAGGTTTACTTAAGGATATGGCATAAATCCGTTAAAACAATGTTCTGTCATTAATGTATACTTAATGTATTTGTGACTGCACACTGATATGAGTAACACTATATTACTTAAATGGAATTGTTCTGAATATTGATACAATGAAGAGAAGCTTTTGATATAAATTGCATGTAATAAAAGCTATTTTCATTATACAGCAGTACTTGGATTATCATTTCTTTTTCACACTCTTTAGGCCCAGTTTAGTTTTTAGAAGGTGGTACAGAATAACTACGCCAGGAAAATAAGATAGtaaaaaagtgtggggggggggagagggagaaaattAAGTGTGGCTTGGTAAATCTGTGCTTTTCCTTCTCTGTAAATTGGCTCCAATATAAGCAGTATAGCAGCTGCATTTCCATGAGGCCTTTGCTGGCTTTGTGTTAGGAGGAGGAGATTGTCTTTAGAGTGAACtataaaggattttaaaaaaagacactgtGGGTCCATTTTACTAGTTTTTGATTTGTTAATAAGATGAAAGTGTGCTTTCTTTAACTTACTGCTTgatttctatttttaattttaattttaggaAAAAGGGATGTCAAGTGTGGTCTTCCTTGGTTTTGTTGAAGGACCATTGGGAGGAGCCAAGGATGTTTGTTGTGACGCTTTAATTGAAGGAGTGTAGGTGATGACTTTTAACAGAGGCTTTCTTTATTCAAAATGTTAATTAGTAATTGAAGTTAAATAGGTGTTAACAACAAACAGATAACAAagatcaaaattttcaaaagtgcttagtaATTTGGGCTGCCTCAAGTTTTGGGTGCCCTGTTTGATACACCTTTAAAATTTTCTCTCCATTTCTGTTGCTTAACTTTCACCTTTTGTACCCTTGAGATGTCATATTACACTTGCTCTCCAGTTGCCACAGTGTTCCATTCTAAATGGGGCTGGAAATCCTAATGTTAAAccaagtaaaagaaaaaatatttttggagtTGAGGAGGAAAGGTgtggaggaaggagggaaaaaTCTTTCAGGTGAACTTTATGTAGCATAAGCAAGTAGTGAAAGACAGACACCCAACTTCTCCTCTTTCTTGCAAGACACATTTAAATTCATTAACTGATTCAAATAACCCAGGTCTGTCTGTATACTCAGTGTGCTTTGCCATGTTTTATATCAATGCTCATAGACTAGAATtaggtttttgttttcttctttctggTACTGGGGAGTTCCTTGACCACCAGAACaaaggttttaataaattgttcCATAGTAAGTGTCAGGTCTGTTGTGGCAAGCACCTTGAAGTGGGTGATGCTTTCAGATACAGAACAAGTTCTCTTGATTAACTCTGCAGATGCTAAAGGGAGCGTTCGACTTTTCTGATGATGCAAATTCATTGAAATAATTCTAACATCGTGATCTTGGAAGCCTTTATTATTTTCCAACTGTAATTTTACATCTGTAATCTAATGTGTAGATTAGAATGTTTATAGTAAACAGCTAAAAATGATCTCTCCGTTGGCTTTGTAATCCACATTAATGTACTTATAAATtgtattttcagtattttttgtTAATACTTTCCTGCCCTTTTTACCTGCATGTACtagttaattttttaatcaggagATTAAATATTGTATAAATAGATGACTGGCGGATaatttgggggagagggagacatcAAACTAGTGAAGatccttttttctgttttttttttttaaataattacctGCAAATATCCTCATTAAGCACTGTTGCTCTTACTTTGTTGTAAAGTTGGTTTTgatttaccatatatactcgttcattagcctattcgtttataagccaaccctctccccaccctcccaaatggataggtaaaaatagcaaaaactgtataaccctttcataagctgaccctatatttcaggggttggaaaactttggctcccggcccatcAAGGTAAGCCACTGGCGGgttgggacgttttgtttacctggagcatctggaggcctggagcccctcagctcccttggctgcggttcgccgttcccagtcaatgggagctgtgggaagtggcgccacttcccgcagctcccgttggctgggaatggcgaaccacggccacagggagctgcggggctccaggcctgcagatgctccaggtaaacaaaacggcaatgtattagatattctattcagtgattccatagagtttaaaatcatcaaattttggtgtagacctgttcataagccgacccccgctctttgatgcctcacatttttaccaaaaatattcagcttaagaacgagtatatacggtaattaaGATCTAACCATTAAAAACTACACGCTGAATAATAGAAAATTTCTGTAAATTAACAAGTGCAAAGCCAGTGAAGTTTGTAAGGTGTGCAAACCCAACAGATATGGAACACggtatttaggccctgattctacaACCACTTTACTactgtgagtagttccactggaatcACTGGAACTACTCCCCATAGTAAAGTTAAgaatgtgtgtttgcaggattggggggcCTTAAAAGTTCTGCTGGTGTAAGCTTTAGAAGCCAATTACTTCCAGTTTCCACCATATTTtcccttttaaacaaatacaaaCTGTAGGACATTAGCCAGAGGAAATGGTGTCAAGGCTGCAAGATCAGGTTGTAAGCACTTTTGGAAATTCCACAAGTTAAGGTTACTGCCTGCCCATTGCAAATACATaggaaatactgtttcttttcctTGGAAAATGTTAATGTTAATATATCATAAAGTATACAGGCTGTGTAATGTGGCTACGTTAATCTTGTTATCTCAAACTTAACTTTTTGAactttcagtttgtttttaatgCTTTATCTTGCAACCTTAACGTTGCACAAATTAGGGGGAGAGGAGCATTGGATTCACTTTATTTTTCAAGTTAATATAGAAAACAGTCTACCCTGAATCTCCTAAATGAAAAGACTGAACTGTTTTTAACACAGTCAAAATGATTTTTCAGCTTTAAACAGCCAATCATAATACAGTATGTTGCTGCAGAAATAATATCAATTTAAAACTGCTTTTATCAGCTATTTCTGTGCATGTCTAACTactgtatttcttttttttttttagtataaatGTGCTTAGTAGACAGACCAGCAATATGGATGATTCAAAGATAAATACTGAGATTACTGGTGCTAAAGAAGGACTCCTAGATGACAGCAATTTCATCTCCGAGGGAAAAAGTGGCATTCCTACACCACAAGAGAGTGAAACATCATTTCAGAAAAACAATATATTGACTCTGCCGGAAGAGCTGTCAAGGGACAGATCTGAAAAAGCCTTAAGTGGAGGCCAGAAGTCTCTATTTATACATACTGGTGCTCCTACTGTTTCTACCGAAAACTTTATCTTGCCTAAAGGAACTGCTGTTAATGGACCAGTTTCACACTCCACCTTAACTAAAACTTCCATTATGAATAAAGGTAGTGTTTCATTAACCACTGGACAACCTGTGGGTCATACAGATTCCTGCTCAACTTTGCCAGTGGTACATGATCTCCAGCTGCCTGCAAAGAGTACAACACAGAAATCAAGTCAACACCAAGTGTTATTTTTGTTACCTGATGTAGCACAGGCTAAGAACCTGACTCATTCCATTAAAAATCTACCTACCTCTGCTTCAGTTGGTTGTGATACACAGAAATCTATAGGAAATAGTGTGAAATCAGATAGCACTTTAATAAACCAAGTAGAAGTGTGTGAGGATAGCAAAAGTTTACTAGTAGACGATGATTGTGTCAATACATTAACAGGAATTTCCTCAGGTACAGGTTGTTTCAGATTAGGAAATGATACAAACTGGGATCCACAAAAAGAGTTTATACAGTTTCTTATGACAAATGAAGAAACAATAGAGAAGTCTCCAGTTCACTGTAAAGTAGGTctagagaaaaagagaaaaagaaaaatggatgTTAGCAAGATAACACGTTATACAGAGGACTGTTTTGATGATACAGATTATATTCCCAGTAAATCAAAATTACTAAATGTTGACTATTTAGAGCAGAGTGAGGATCTAGAAGTAGTAGAACCACAGAAATATGCATTAACAAAAGTGAAGCCTGAATCAACAGATGAGGAGTTAGAAGCTGTTGATGCTATCCAACAATTGATTTATAGTCCTACTAACAAATGTGCAGAAGATACTTCTCCAGTTCACACTAGCACTTTTCTTTCtagtactttaaaaaacaaatgtgaaaagaATGATTCAGAAACACCATCTACTTTTAGTACTGATGAGCCATCATTTTATCCTTGTACAAAGTGCAATGTGAATTTCAGGGAGAAGAAACACCTGCATAGGCATATGATGTATCATTTGGATGGGAACAGTCACTTCCGTCATCTCAATGTTCCAAGGCCCTATGCATGTAGGGAATGTGGACGGACATTTCGAGATCGTAATTCACTTCTTAAGCACATGATAATtcaccaggaaagaaggcagaaACTGATGGAAGAAATCCGGGAGTTGAAAGAACTCCAAGATGAGGGTAGAAGTGCACGATTACAGTGTCCACAATGTGTATTTGGTACCAATTGTCCCAAAACATTTGTGCAACATGCTAAAACCCATGAAAaggataaaagatattactgttGTGAGGAATGCAATTTCATGGCTGTGACAGAAAATGAACTGGAATGCCATAGAGGGATTGCTCATGGAGCAGTAGTGAAGTGTTCAATTATCAGTAGTGATATGTCCCAgagaaaaacacagaaaaagacTTCAGTGAAAGATCCATATGTAGGCTCATCAAAAAAGTCAACCACATATATGTGCAAAATGTGTCCATTTACTACATCAGCcagaagcattttaaaaaaacacatggaaTACTTGCATCCAACATCGTGCATTGATCCATTTGGTAGCCATCTTAGATTAGaaaaaaggaaaagcagcatAATTGAAGAACCTTTAGATTTTGGTAGCAGAACTAAACATTTGATCAAACAATCATCTACATTTCCAAAGAATTCTGTTCTAAAGCAAGATGTAAAAAGATCGTTTGGCTCAGCTTCACAATCCAGTAACTTTGCGAAACTTCACAAGAGACCCCACAGGATACAGAAGGCTCGGAAAAGTGTTTCACAGTCAGCTGTAAGTGTGTGCAATCAAAACTCTACAAACAAgactattttgattaaaaatagcaTTGACCAAAAACCTAAATATTTCCATCAAGCAGCAAAACAAAAAGCTAGTGTCAAAACAAGCAGTAATTATTTATATAGGCACAAATATGAAAACTACAGGATGATTAAAAAATCTAGTGATCCTTatcctttacattttaaaaaggaagagtCCAGCTCTGTTAgttctttacatttattttcatcATCAAATAGTCCCCATAATAATTGTTTTATGATGGATTCTCATAATCTTGATTCCAAAAGCCCAGAAGGCTATAAAGATCGTAGGCGTGTAGCTGTAAAAAGAGTGGTTAAAGAGTCTAAGAGGGAAGGCTCTGTTACAGGAGATGATTTGGATTGCTATCCAGATTTTCTACATAAAATGACTGTTGTTGTTTTACAGAAACTTAACTCTGCTGAAAAAAAAGACAGCTATGAAACGGAGGATGAAAGTTCATGGGATAATGTTGAACTATGTGATTACACTGCACAGTCTATGGAGGATGAATCTTACAGTGATATTAATCAGGATCATGTAAACCTATTCCCTTTATTCAAAGGTAAAATGGAGGATCAAGAAGCTGGTGATAAATCCTCTCTTCATTATGAGCAGAATGATGGTTTTTATTTTGAGTATTATGAAGATGCAGAGAGTAGTAACTTTCTGCATGAATTACATGATCCTCAAAATTTAGAAAACGTAGGAACAGCATTGCCAAAGCATAACTCAGTTTTCCATTGGACTGATTTATCACTTGAGAAGAAGTCCTGTCCATACTGTCCAGCAACATTTGAAACAGGAGTTGGATTGTCTAATCATGTCCGTGGGCATCTTCACAGAGCTGGATTAAGCTATGAAGCCCGCCATGTTGTTTCACCGGAGCAGATAGCGACAAGTGACAAAATGCAGCATTTCAAAAGAACTGGAACAGGAACCCCTGTTAAACGAGttagaaaaggtaaaaattttTAATTTGGGTGTGCAGTGGGCGGTAGAGGAGGATATAATGGTCTGCTAATCATAAAAGAAGATGAATTatgttttctttcctttaaaaaaggtGTTTTTTGTACTCATGATTAAAAGTTTATAGCATTAAGTACAGTTAAGATGTTCAAAATTGTTTGGAAAAATTGATAAAtcattattttctctttttagcTATTGAGAAATCTGAAACTTCTTCTGAACACACATGCCAGCTCTGTGGAGGTTGGTTTGATACGAAAATTGGATTGTCTAATCATGTGCGAGGACACCTGAAAAGGCTTGGCAAAACCAAGTGGGATGCACACAAGTCTCCAATCTGCGTTCTAAATGAGATGAtgcaaaatgaagaaaaatatgaaaaaatccTAAAGGCATTGAACAGTCGCCGTATTATTCCCAGACCATTTGTCGCTCAGAAACTTGCTTCAAATGATGACTTTTTATCTCAAAATGTTATACCTCTTGAAGCATACCGTAATGGCCTAAAGACTGAAGATATTTCAGTATCTGCATCGGAGGAAGAAGGTCTGAGTTTCCTAAATGAATGTGATGAAACAAAAACAGTACTAcatgatgaaaaaaaaaatcagtcacttACACTGATAgaacttctgaaaaataaaaggtTAGGAGAAGAAAGGAATCCTGATATCTCTCCTCAAAAGATCCATAATCAAACTGCAAGGAAGAGGTTTGTTCAGAAATGTGTTCTTCCATTAAATGAAGACAGTCCATTGATGTATCAGCCGCAACGAATGGACTTGACTATGCAGTCAGGTAAGAGGCTGTTTATAGCTGTCTAACTATGCTTCCAAAGAGTTCTTTCATTTATTAGCAAAGGTATTGTGGTGAAGAATATTTTTCCTATAACACGATTCATTTAACTCTTGTTTCCTTTGCAAAGTATTGAATGGGGAAAGAGAGTGCAATAAACTTCTAGTGTAACTTGCCAACGTTAGTGAATTCTCTTGCACAAAAAATAGTTTTTTTGGCATGTGGTTGGAGTGTGATTTAAAAGGAGCCAGAAATTAAGGAAAAGGTTAGACAAAAGTACAGTCTTTGATAGCAAAATATGCTGCTCCTCAACAAAAATAGTTGAAGTAGCTGGGTGCAACCCTTAGACCTCCCAGAGAGTAATCTAACTTGTGCAGAAGCAGCATTTACCCAAGCTGACAGAACTATTCTCAATGTTACAAAGGCATAATATTTCAAAACTATGAACAACTATTgaataatttcaacattttaggCAAACATGCTTCTTCAGCATAAATTAATGCATGTTTGTTGTATAATTGTGGCAGATGTGGGAAACTGCTGTTCTCCTTTTAGCCCTGTCTACCCTGGGAGAAGAACTGTGCTAGTTACAGCTCTGTTTGAACACAGTCGTTGCCAGCAGGGTTCTAACGCACAATCCCTGACTGTTGCgggcaaagattttttttttccctgagaactgtgctaataaaacaatTCTGTAATTTTTGACTACTTGCTCGATAGTCTCTAGCCCCATTTTAGAACAATATTCTTAATGCAGCTCTTGCCATAAAATCTGTTTCCATTGGTTAGGGAAACTCTACTAGTATCCTTTGATAACGCCTTTGTGTAAACAGAATTTCTAGCTAGTATGTTTCTGCTCCTAGTTTGGACACCGCTTTCTGGTACTGCAATATCCTAGATACTGAAGTATCGGTTCTTATTTTATTCCCTTaacagttttttgttttgctggttCTCTTGCCAATATTCCAGTACAGTATAGCATATCTGGCAGTGCTCAATGCTTGTTCACCTGTgtgtttgcctttttaaaaaataacttgcCTGTGCAGTAAAATCTGTCTTAAGTGACCACACAATTGTCTGACAAAAATCAGTTTCTTAACAAAGGTGACTTTCTAATTTGGCCTAACAAAGGTGGAACAGAATTATATTCAGTACATTTGGGTATTTTTGGTGGTCCCTTCAAACAGGAAGTTGCCTAATAAGGGAATTGTCTCTTTGACAGATTTCACTATATTTGGGAAAACATACTGAAGTATAGCTTGCCAAATTTAATACATTTACTTCTGAATGTTAGATGGTATCTATTTGGCTGTATTGAAAAATTAAGTGAAAATGAACATACACTTGCATAATACTAATAGTTATAAACAAAGCCCTTAAGCTAGCTGTGGCTAAGATAATAGAATTTGACAACTAACTCACTGTGACTGTTgagttaaaaagaaaataaaatctctGTAACCATAAGTTGCTTATCAAGCAAAAATTAAGTTATTTCAAATATCTTTAATACAAttccaatttaaaaaattgtctaCCAACCAGGTATTCTCGTTCTGTAATTTGCCTGAAAAGCAGTCTTTCTTCTGTGGGCTGCTTGATTATAGGATTCTTTCTATCCTGCAAACAGAAGTTTTCCAACATAATAGCTCTAGACATTTTTAAACTAACATATTTTAAGTTTTCTATAATATTAGTTGACATCATTGACCAAGATAATGTATTTTTGACaaaaggaagggaagcactttGATGTGGTATCACAGTAAATTTGAGAAGAAACCAATTATAATGGTTTCTTTGTCTGGTAAGTGAGGAGTTTAGTATTGTTTCACTATGTTTTCTTTCCTGTGATAAATAAGATGTTAGTTTGTTGATCATTTATTTAGCACAAAGATTTTAGCAAAAAACTTCAAATCATTAACTTTCATTATTGATTGCGCATCCAAAGTAATGAACATAAAATGCactgaataaaatgttttgtctaacagctgttcagtggtgtgttttACCACCTTTTCTCCCAGCCTTCATCAGCAGCCTAATTTAGTAGTGAGCCTTTTACAGTCTTGTGGGTAAAACACTTTAATTACCACTTCGTCAACTAGACTTTTTAATTCTCTTTATTGGGAATGTTGCAGGCTTTGAAACTTCTCAACAGAATTGTGCTATTCAAATCACAGGATTGTATTTTGGGGTTAGGAAATGATCTGCATACTGTGGAGATCTGCAGGAAAGTGATAATAGGTGTCAAATCCAGAGAAGCTTGGGGGTTCAAGGTTTACCCCTCTTTTCTTTCAAAATAACATGGTTTGGCTCTAAACGCTACATGCAAAACTAATAATGGTTAATTTGGATCCTTCTAATATACTAAACGATTGCATCAATGCAGTGAATATATTTTAAACATCTTTATTACAGAAAACTTTTTACAACGCTTTGAGAATTTCATTTTTTGAAGAGAGAACTGGATTATAGTTTTCTTTTGAATGATAGGTATGCCTGTGAAGCTTAGAACGTGTGTGCATTGCAATACGACGTTTACAAGTGCTGTTAGTCTGTCCAACCACTTACGCGCTTATGCACGAAAGAAGAGTGCTGGACTTTTGACTGGGACAGGTATGTTTTGTTACAGATGTAAAAGCAAGTTTGTGTATGATGCATTTTCCTCATCAGACTGCACAAACTTATATGTTAATCCAAATGAATTTTGACGCTTTCTCTGGTAAACAAGTTTAATTAAGAGATTGAACTTCAGCAACTTGTAAACATATAGGTGTTGCTGTTGTCCatttttcatgtttgtttttcattcttaCTCACTCATTTTGGTCCAGCATTTCAGGTATGTAAACAAAGCTGCAAGCTGAGCAACTTTCATTCTTCACCCCAAAATCAAAATAGCTATTTGTTTTTTTATGAAAGGGATATGACAGCTTTAAAAAATCATGCCTGTCCAAACACTTTTTACCTACTTACTATTACAAATAGCCCTTAAGAGTACTACAGTTGAAATAGATGAGCGAAAAATAACTAATTTTTCAGTCTATGCATctgacagcactttgtgtatagtcagtttcacagTTTTCTCTGTTTGTGTTGGTGGTTCACAAAGCGAAAATAATTTGGTAGTGGTACTATGGGGTGAGTATAGTACTGTCCTGACGCTACTTTTAACTCATTCATATTAAAATAAACTAGATTTCAGCTTGGTGTCCCTTACCATTTTATGTTGTGATCTGGAATAATATccgagggcctgattctgcagctggctctctgcaggcaaCCCCTTGTGGCCACATGAAgtatcactgaagtcagtgtgatcTGAATCTGTATGGTCTACAGTAGGAGGCAGAATGAGGgttggggagcagaaggggaagATATCAAGAAAATTGGGAGGTGGAGAGACTGAAATAGAAATACTAGGTAACTGGGGAAAGCAGCTGTCTGTCACTCCATAAAGAAGAAACAAGCACAGGAAAAAGTAAACTTTGGTAAAAGTAGTGTTCCATTTTCTTAGCTATAGATCTTGCTAGTTATATGAAGTACAAGTCATATGTAAAGCAGGGATGTCAAACTTTCTGTGAAGAGGGCCAAGATACGTTTTTAATTCTAGTCTGAAGGCAGTGACTATGAAGGTTGGGTTGTGTGCTACCCTTGATTCACAGTGGATCTCCCACTGATAACAATGGGAGGTTTGAACAAAGACTGCAtggtagaatctggcccttacaacataattaattttgttgttaAGGTTACTGTGTGCAGTGTCACTCAGTGGGGAAAAGATGATGCACAAGGCTTTACCATCACTGCTGTTTTTGAGGTTTTGGACtctttgctagtgcttttattCAATTTATGCACACAGTGATGATAATTGTGCAAGATAGGTGCACAATTGCATATGTAAGTTACTGGAAATtattgcttttaaaatattttctttagacTTAAAAGTTAACAGAGGAGGCACTGTGACCTAGTGTATAGAGCACTGGTCTGCGTCTCAGGATACCTAAATTTGGTAACACTGAGCAGGTcattctgtgcctccatttcccaatCTATAAAACGGAGATGATACTAACTTAATAAAATCCTTTGAGATTACTTATGAAAAGTTCTATATAAAAGCTAGGTGGtattcttattattatttattatataacACCTCTGAGATTGAGGGCAGTTCATGTTTTTCAGagctgtttcaggctgtctgcaaactTACAGTGATAATTCTGTATGAGTAGTTCTTCATTTATATTTGCCCATTTGGAAGTTTTTCTTCTCATCTGGAAGAgctagaaacttaatttttaaGTGCAGAAATTGAATCTGGTCACAGAGaggagataaatacattaaacaagCTAGAGGAAATCCATGGGTTGGGTGTCTCAGAAATGATGTATAGGAAGATTAAATTGTTAGAATACATAATCAGTATTTAGTATTACTTTTATCCCCCGTAACTGATACTAGAATGCTGCTAGTTTTCACTAGTGACTGGGAGACCCTTTGCAAATTAGTGGCTTTTGTCAATTGGCAAGTGAATAAACAAAGCAAGGATAATGGATCACAAAATGTACTTTGAAAATTGTGGTTTTAATTACTTGATAATTCATAGTGTACCAGTAAATCTACTACACTGCCGTACATTGTGTAGGATGAGGTCTTAGTGATATAATACCACACAACAAGCACTGTGCTTTCACTATTTTTCTGAGAAGTGAGAAGAGATGGCTCTGTGTGAGTGCAGGTATTACTGAGCATCTCCTATATTGGGAAGATCCCAGTTCTTCTTGTCTTGTTAGATGAAGAT
Above is a genomic segment from Mauremys reevesii isolate NIE-2019 linkage group 8, ASM1616193v1, whole genome shotgun sequence containing:
- the ZNF644 gene encoding zinc finger protein 644 isoform X4: MSSVVFLGFVEGPLGGAKDVCCDALIEGVINVLSRQTSNMDDSKINTEITGAKEGLLDDSNFISEGKSGIPTPQESETSFQKNNILTLPEELSRDRSEKALSGGQKSLFIHTGAPTVSTENFILPKGTAVNGPVSHSTLTKTSIMNKGSVSLTTGQPVGHTDSCSTLPVVHDLQLPAKSTTQKSSQHQVLFLLPDVAQAKNLTHSIKNLPTSASVGCDTQKSIGNSVKSDSTLINQVEVCEDSKSLLVDDDCVNTLTGISSGTGCFRLGNDTNWDPQKEFIQFLMTNEETIEKSPVHCKVGLEKKRKRKMDVSKITRYTEDCFDDTDYIPSKSKLLNVDYLEQSEDLEVVEPQKYALTKVKPESTDEELEAVDAIQQLIYSPTNKCAEDTSPVHTSTFLSSTLKNKCEKNDSETPSTFSTDEPSFYPCTKCNVNFREKKHLHRHMMYHLDGNSHFRHLNVPRPYACRECGRTFRDRNSLLKHMIIHQERRQKLMEEIRELKELQDEGRSARLQCPQCVFGTNCPKTFVQHAKTHEKDKRYYCCEECNFMAVTENELECHRGIAHGAVVKCSIISSDMSQRKTQKKTSVKDPYVGSSKKSTTYMCKMCPFTTSARSILKKHMEYLHPTSCIDPFGSHLRLEKRKSSIIEEPLDFGSRTKHLIKQSSTFPKNSVLKQDVKRSFGSASQSSNFAKLHKRPHRIQKARKSVSQSAKLNSAEKKDSYETEDESSWDNVELCDYTAQSMEDESYSDINQDHVNLFPLFKGKMEDQEAGDKSSLHYEQNDGFYFEYYEDAESSNFLHELHDPQNLENVGTALPKHNSVFHWTDLSLEKKSCPYCPATFETGVGLSNHVRGHLHRAGLSYEARHVVSPEQIATSDKMQHFKRTGTGTPVKRVRKAIEKSETSSEHTCQLCGGWFDTKIGLSNHVRGHLKRLGKTKWDAHKSPICVLNEMMQNEEKYEKILKALNSRRIIPRPFVAQKLASNDDFLSQNVIPLEAYRNGLKTEDISVSASEEEGLSFLNECDETKTVLHDEKKNQSLTLIELLKNKRLGEERNPDISPQKIHNQTARKRFVQKCVLPLNEDSPLMYQPQRMDLTMQSGMPVKLRTCVHCNTTFTSAVSLSNHLRAYARKKSAGLLTGTALDCKQKKSRSRSGSKKKMLPLPHSADEVYILRCRFCGLVFRGPLSVQEDWIKHLQRHIVNANLPRTGAGMVEVTTLLKKPASITETSFSLLMAEAAS
- the ZNF644 gene encoding zinc finger protein 644 isoform X3 — translated: MSSVVFLGFVEGPLGGAKDVCCDALIEGVINVLSRQTSNMDDSKINTEITGAKEGLLDDSNFISEGKSGIPTPQESETSFQKNNILTLPEELSRDRSEKALSGGQKSLFIHTGAPTVSTENFILPKGTAVNGPVSHSTLTKTSIMNKGSVSLTTGQPVGHTDSCSTLPVVHDLQLPAKSTTQKSSQHQVLFLLPDVAQAKNLTHSIKNLPTSASVGCDTQKSIGNSVKSDSTLINQVEVCEDSKSLLVDDDCVNTLTGISSGTGCFRLGNDTNWDPQKEFIQFLMTNEETIEKSPVHCKVGLEKKRKRKMDVSKITRYTEDCFDDTDYIPSKSKLLNVDYLEQSEDLEVVEPQKYALTKVKPESTDEELEAVDAIQQLIYSPTNKCAEDTSPVHTSTFLSSTLKNKCEKNDSETPSTFSTDEPSFYPCTKCNVNFREKKHLHRHMMYHLDGNSHFRHLNVPRPYACRECGRTFRDRNSLLKHMIIHQERRQKLMEEIRELKELQDEGRSARLQCPQCVFGTNCPKTFVQHAKTHEKDKRYYCCEECNFMAVTENELECHRGIAHGAVVKCSIISSDMSQRKTQKKTSVKDPYVGSSKKSTTYMCKMCPFTTSARSILKKHMEYLHPTSCIDPFGSHLRLEKRKSSIIEEPLDFGSRTKHLIKQSSTFPKNSVLKQDVKRSFGSASQSSNFAKLHKRPHRIQKARKSVSQSAVSVCNQNSTNKTILIKNSIDQKPKYFHQAAKQKASVKTSSNYLYRHKYENYRMIKKSSDPYPLHFKKEESSSVSSLHLFSSSNSPHNNCFMMDSHNLDSKSPEGYKDRRRVAVKRVVKESKREGSVTGDDLDCYPDFLHKMTVVVLQKLNSAEKKDSYETEDESSWDNVELCDYTAQSMEDESYSDINQDHVNLFPLFKGKMEDQEAGDKSSLHYEQNDGFYFEYYEDAESSNFLHELHDPQNLENVGTALPKHNSVFHWTDLSLEKKSCPYCPATFETGVGLSNHVRGHLHRAGLSYEARHVVSPEQIATSDKMQHFKRTGTGTPVKRVRKAIEKSETSSEHTCQLCGGWFDTKIGLSNHVRGHLKRLGKTKWDAHKSPICVLNEMMQNEEKYEKILKALNSRRIIPRPFVAQKLASNDDFLSQNVIPLEAYRNGLKTEDISVSASEEEGLSFLNECDETKTVLHDEKKNQSLTLIELLKNKRLGEERNPDISPQKIHNQTARKRFVQKCVLPLNEDSPLMYQPQRMDLTMQSALDCKQKKSRSRSGSKKKMLPLPHSADEVYILRCRFCGLVFRGPLSVQEDWIKHLQRHIVNANLPRTGAGMVEVTTLLKKPASITETSFSLLMAEAAS